One window of Alteriqipengyuania lutimaris genomic DNA carries:
- a CDS encoding sulfite exporter TauE/SafE family protein has product MDVYLPIANLSVNGLVIVGLGALTGILSGLFGVGGGFLTTPLLIFYGIPPTVAAASAATQVTGASVSGVLAHNRRGGVDYRMGGVLVVGGIFGALIGAGLFSFFQSIGQIDVVINILYVFMLGSIGALMLKEALAALNIRQSKSQQRAAKRRHHPLVAALPYRWRFYGSGLYISPLAPLILGLGVGILTMLMGVGGGFMLVPAMLYVLGMSGKVVVGTSLFNILFVTMATTMTHALTTKAVDLVLAALLLVGSVLGAQFGTRLALKLKPDLLRLALATIVLLVALRMLFGLSIQPDEVYSVVNL; this is encoded by the coding sequence ATGGACGTCTATCTTCCCATCGCCAACCTCTCGGTCAACGGGCTGGTCATTGTCGGGCTCGGCGCGCTGACGGGCATCCTGTCGGGGCTGTTCGGCGTCGGCGGCGGATTCCTGACGACTCCGCTGCTGATCTTCTACGGCATCCCGCCCACCGTCGCGGCCGCTTCCGCTGCCACGCAGGTGACGGGGGCCAGCGTTTCGGGCGTGCTCGCGCACAACCGGCGCGGCGGGGTCGACTATCGCATGGGCGGCGTACTGGTGGTCGGAGGGATCTTTGGGGCTCTGATCGGGGCGGGGCTGTTCAGCTTTTTCCAGTCGATCGGCCAGATCGATGTGGTGATCAACATTCTCTACGTCTTCATGCTGGGCTCGATCGGCGCGCTGATGCTCAAGGAGGCGCTCGCCGCGCTCAATATCCGCCAGTCGAAGAGCCAGCAGCGCGCGGCCAAGCGCCGCCACCACCCGCTGGTCGCGGCGCTGCCCTATCGCTGGCGCTTCTACGGCTCGGGCCTCTATATCTCGCCGCTCGCGCCGCTCATCCTCGGTTTGGGTGTGGGCATCCTGACCATGCTGATGGGCGTCGGCGGGGGCTTCATGCTGGTGCCTGCCATGCTCTACGTGCTCGGGATGAGCGGCAAGGTCGTCGTCGGGACGTCGCTGTTCAACATCCTGTTCGTGACCATGGCGACCACCATGACCCATGCGCTGACCACGAAGGCGGTGGACCTCGTGCTCGCGGCGCTGTTGCTGGTCGGCTCGGTGCTCGGCGCCCAGTTCGGTACGCGCCTCGCGCTCAAGCTCAAGCCCGATCTGCTGCGTCTGGCGCTGGCCACGATCGTGCTTCTGGTGGCATTGCGGATGCTCTTCGGGCTGAGCATCCAGCCCGACGAGGTCTATTCGGTGGTCAACCTGTGA
- a CDS encoding MlaE family ABC transporter permease translates to MATEATYTLEKDGDGRTVLRLAGPYLLSSIGSVERGLRSLDESFSAIDLGDVTEIDTVGAWFACTLARKNDADVVNASERAERLIDAVGQSENEAQMEATRLPLFERASGTMGEKVFEGGRGVTSIVGFLGQILMGFGALIRHPRRFRYRALVHQFESVGVNSLPIIGLMSFLIGIVIAQQGATQLQYFGAESLTVNLVGRITLRELGVLMTAIMVAGRSGSAFAAQIGTMKLTEEIDAMRTIGISPIEVLVIPRILACVFMMVLLGFYASVMAVIGGAVISDVMLDIPFWTFLFRIQEVVPTYDVWVGLVKAPVFGLIIAIAGCYQGMQVHGNSEEVGKRTTKAVVQAIFTVIVLDAFFAVFFTNVGWA, encoded by the coding sequence ATGGCGACCGAGGCGACCTACACGCTCGAGAAGGATGGCGACGGCCGCACCGTTCTCCGGCTCGCCGGACCCTACCTGCTATCCAGCATCGGCAGCGTGGAGCGCGGCCTGCGCTCGCTCGACGAGAGCTTCTCCGCCATCGACCTCGGTGACGTGACCGAGATCGACACCGTCGGCGCGTGGTTCGCCTGCACGTTGGCGCGCAAGAACGACGCCGACGTCGTCAACGCCAGCGAGCGCGCGGAGCGGCTGATCGACGCCGTCGGCCAGAGCGAGAACGAGGCGCAGATGGAGGCGACACGTCTGCCTCTGTTCGAGCGCGCGTCCGGAACGATGGGCGAAAAGGTCTTCGAAGGCGGCCGCGGGGTCACCAGCATCGTCGGCTTTCTCGGCCAGATCCTGATGGGGTTCGGCGCGCTGATCCGTCACCCGCGCCGGTTCCGTTACCGCGCGCTGGTCCATCAGTTCGAGTCGGTCGGGGTCAATTCGCTGCCGATCATCGGCTTGATGAGCTTCCTGATCGGGATCGTGATCGCGCAGCAGGGCGCGACCCAGCTGCAATATTTCGGCGCCGAATCGCTGACCGTGAACCTCGTCGGGCGGATCACCCTGCGCGAACTCGGCGTGCTGATGACCGCGATCATGGTCGCGGGCCGCTCGGGCTCAGCCTTTGCCGCGCAGATCGGCACGATGAAGCTGACCGAGGAAATCGACGCGATGCGCACCATCGGCATTTCCCCGATCGAGGTACTGGTGATCCCGCGCATCCTCGCCTGCGTTTTCATGATGGTGCTGCTGGGCTTCTACGCGTCGGTCATGGCGGTGATCGGCGGGGCGGTGATCTCAGACGTGATGCTGGACATTCCGTTCTGGACGTTCCTGTTCCGCATCCAGGAGGTCGTGCCGACCTACGACGTGTGGGTGGGCCTGGTGAAGGCGCCGGTCTTCGGCCTGATCATCGCGATCGCGGGCTGCTATCAGGGCATGCAGGTGCACGGAAATTCCGAGGAAGTCGGCAAGCGCACCACCAAGGCGGTGGTCCAGGCGATCTTCACCGTCATCGTGCTCGATGCCTTCTTCGCCGTGTTCTTCACGAATGTGGGGTGGGCATGA
- a CDS encoding valine--tRNA ligase: MTNTLSTTFEPADIEARWYAHWEETGAFRPARPDAQPFTIVNPPPNVTGSLHIGHALDNTLQDIVVRYERLRGKDALWVVGMDHAGIATQMVVERQLEERQDKRTNYSREDFVQKVWDWKAESGGAITGQLRRLGCSMDWSREQFTMDEHFSKAVTKVFVDLYNDGLIYRDKRLVNWDPKLKTAISDLEVEQQTIPGSFWHFKYPLADGVTLDNGQDYIEVATTRPETMLADMAVAVHPTDERYASVVGKQVILPITGRRIPIVADEHADPDLGSGAVKITPGHDFNDFEVGKRAGFAPAEMLNMLDQNGDVVQTADGLVPEEFIGLHRFRRDELNGAREAVVARLKADGHLIPHIAKTKKGEEVEHDAEPRQIATPFGDRGGVVIEPWLTDQWYVDAEKLAVKPIEAVRSGEVEIVPKTWEKTFFNWMENIQPWCVSRQLWWGHRIPAWYGPAVQEGRVVGIDVPHAPKQLNATLEKDECFVAPDTSEAERKVSAFLQRGGLDLEIREFAGRHEVIEAIFQNQLDLTKHYPIWQDEDVLDTWFSSALWPFATLGWPEKTDLLEKHYPNSLLISGFDILFFWDARMLMAGYFNTGQKPWEKLYLHGLVRAADGSKMSKSKGNVVDPLILIDQYGADALRFFMAAMESQGRDIKMDEKRVEGYRNFATKLWNAVRYCQTNGIGASQSIAAPPARLAVNSWIIGEVIETKATIDKALADLRFDAAANAIYHFVWDRFCDWYLELIKPVLSSAEGPVVAPPQNGEEWSPAAETRAVAGWAIDQILVMLHPFMPFVTEELWHAQASEDAPRPYDLILAQWPEPQAQVDADAVAAIDWVIALTTATRAAKNELGIAPGAKLEAWLPTPSPLGARVVERSAAAIERLARLTPLHVGEEAPAGPAMQVAAGEDAFIIPLEGHVDVEAEKARLTKAMEASQKEFGSLDKRLSNPSFVERAKPEAVEKAKADAAFHASEIDRLRHALARLG; the protein is encoded by the coding sequence ATGACGAACACGCTTTCCACCACTTTCGAACCCGCCGATATCGAGGCGCGCTGGTACGCGCATTGGGAGGAGACTGGCGCCTTCCGGCCCGCTCGCCCGGATGCGCAGCCCTTCACGATCGTGAACCCGCCGCCCAACGTCACGGGCAGCCTGCATATCGGCCACGCGCTCGACAACACGCTGCAGGACATCGTGGTCCGCTACGAGCGGCTGCGCGGCAAGGATGCGCTGTGGGTGGTCGGCATGGACCATGCCGGGATCGCGACTCAGATGGTGGTCGAGCGCCAGCTGGAAGAGCGGCAGGACAAGCGCACCAACTATTCGCGCGAGGATTTCGTGCAGAAGGTGTGGGACTGGAAGGCCGAAAGCGGCGGGGCCATCACCGGCCAGCTGCGGCGGCTGGGCTGTTCGATGGACTGGAGCCGCGAACAGTTCACGATGGACGAGCATTTCTCCAAGGCCGTCACCAAGGTGTTCGTCGACCTCTACAACGACGGGCTGATTTACCGCGACAAGCGGCTCGTGAACTGGGACCCGAAGCTCAAGACCGCGATTTCGGACCTCGAGGTCGAGCAGCAGACGATTCCCGGCAGCTTCTGGCACTTCAAGTACCCGCTCGCAGACGGGGTAACGCTCGATAACGGGCAGGATTACATCGAGGTCGCGACGACGCGGCCCGAGACCATGCTCGCCGATATGGCCGTGGCGGTGCATCCGACCGACGAACGCTACGCATCGGTCGTCGGTAAGCAAGTCATCCTGCCGATCACCGGGCGCCGCATCCCGATCGTGGCGGACGAGCACGCCGACCCCGACCTGGGCTCGGGCGCGGTGAAGATCACGCCGGGGCACGACTTCAACGATTTCGAGGTCGGCAAGCGCGCAGGCTTCGCGCCCGCCGAGATGCTCAACATGCTCGATCAGAACGGCGATGTCGTGCAGACCGCCGACGGGCTGGTGCCCGAGGAATTCATCGGCCTGCACCGCTTCCGCCGCGACGAACTAAACGGCGCGCGCGAAGCGGTCGTCGCGCGGCTCAAGGCCGACGGACATCTGATCCCGCACATCGCCAAGACCAAGAAGGGCGAGGAAGTCGAGCACGACGCCGAACCGCGCCAGATCGCGACGCCCTTCGGCGACCGTGGCGGCGTGGTGATCGAGCCGTGGCTGACCGACCAGTGGTATGTCGACGCCGAAAAGCTCGCGGTAAAGCCGATCGAGGCGGTGCGCAGCGGCGAGGTCGAGATCGTCCCCAAGACGTGGGAGAAGACCTTCTTCAACTGGATGGAAAACATCCAGCCCTGGTGTGTCAGCCGCCAGCTGTGGTGGGGCCACCGCATTCCGGCTTGGTATGGGCCTGCGGTGCAAGAAGGGCGAGTGGTCGGGATCGACGTGCCACACGCTCCCAAGCAGTTGAACGCAACGCTTGAAAAAGATGAGTGCTTTGTCGCTCCGGATACCTCTGAGGCAGAGCGAAAGGTGTCGGCTTTCCTCCAGCGGGGCGGGCTAGATCTCGAAATTCGGGAATTCGCGGGCCGCCACGAAGTTATCGAAGCGATTTTCCAGAACCAGCTCGACCTGACAAAGCACTATCCGATCTGGCAGGACGAGGACGTCCTCGACACCTGGTTCTCCAGCGCCCTGTGGCCCTTCGCCACGCTCGGCTGGCCGGAAAAGACCGACCTGCTCGAAAAGCACTACCCCAACTCGCTGCTGATCTCCGGCTTCGACATCCTGTTCTTCTGGGACGCGCGGATGCTGATGGCGGGCTATTTCAACACTGGCCAAAAGCCGTGGGAGAAGCTTTACCTGCACGGCCTCGTGCGCGCCGCCGACGGCTCCAAGATGAGCAAGTCGAAGGGCAACGTGGTCGATCCGCTGATCCTGATCGACCAGTACGGCGCGGATGCGCTGCGCTTCTTCATGGCAGCGATGGAAAGCCAGGGCCGCGACATCAAGATGGATGAGAAGCGGGTCGAGGGATATCGCAACTTCGCCACCAAGCTGTGGAACGCGGTGCGCTACTGCCAGACCAACGGCATCGGCGCATCGCAGAGCATCGCCGCGCCGCCTGCGCGCCTCGCGGTCAATTCGTGGATCATCGGCGAGGTGATCGAAACCAAGGCCACGATCGACAAGGCGCTGGCCGACCTGCGCTTCGACGCCGCCGCCAACGCGATCTACCACTTCGTGTGGGACCGCTTCTGCGACTGGTATCTCGAACTGATCAAGCCTGTCCTGAGCTCTGCCGAAGGGCCGGTCGTCGCTCCTCCCCAGAATGGGGAGGAGTGGAGCCCCGCCGCGGAAACCCGCGCGGTCGCTGGCTGGGCGATCGACCAGATCCTCGTCATGCTGCATCCCTTCATGCCCTTCGTCACCGAAGAACTGTGGCACGCGCAGGCATCCGAGGACGCACCGCGCCCTTACGACCTGATCCTTGCCCAGTGGCCCGAACCGCAGGCGCAGGTCGATGCCGATGCCGTCGCCGCGATCGACTGGGTCATCGCGCTGACCACCGCGACCCGCGCGGCGAAGAACGAGCTGGGCATCGCGCCCGGTGCCAAGCTGGAAGCGTGGCTCCCCACCCCCTCCCCGCTGGGCGCACGCGTGGTCGAGCGTAGCGCGGCCGCGATCGAACGGCTTGCCCGTCTCACCCCTCTGCATGTCGGCGAAGAAGCTCCGGCAGGCCCCGCGATGCAGGTCGCCGCGGGCGAGGATGCCTTCATCATCCCGCTCGAAGGGCATGTCGATGTCGAGGCGGAAAAGGCGCGGCTGACCAAGGCGATGGAAGCCAGCCAGAAGGAGTTCGGATCGCTCGACAAGCGGCTGTCCAACCCCTCCTTCGTCGAGAGAGCCAAGCCCGAGGCGGTCGAGAAAGCCAAGGCCGACGCGGCGTTCCACGCCAGCGAGATCGACCGGTTGCGCCATGCGCTGGCGCGGCTGGGGTAG
- a CDS encoding ABC transporter ATP-binding protein produces the protein MSSIVDDIFGESRPDSFERFRGEYPVRVRGLVNSFGEQTIHDNLDLDVKRGEILGVVGGSGTGKSVLMRSIIGLQQPDAGEIEVFGQSMTDAEPDEALGVRNRWGVLFQGGALFSTLTVGENVEVPIKQFYPDLAPDITRSIARYKVAMSGLPEEAVAKYPSELSGGMRKRAGLARALALDPELLFLDEPTAGLDPIGASAFDQLTKGLKQTLGLTVFLITHDLDTLHEICDRVAVLADKRVIAVDTVPNLMKLDHPWIQEYFNGPRGRAALTAQALDELRQHMDKPIAAEAVKALDKSNESKA, from the coding sequence ATGAGCAGCATTGTCGACGACATTTTCGGCGAGAGCAGGCCCGACAGTTTCGAGCGGTTTCGCGGCGAATATCCGGTGCGCGTGCGCGGCCTCGTCAACAGTTTCGGCGAGCAGACGATCCACGACAACCTCGATCTCGATGTGAAGCGCGGCGAGATCCTGGGCGTGGTCGGCGGATCGGGCACCGGCAAGTCCGTGCTCATGCGATCGATCATCGGCCTCCAGCAGCCCGATGCGGGCGAGATCGAGGTCTTCGGCCAGTCGATGACCGATGCCGAGCCGGACGAGGCGCTAGGCGTGCGCAATCGCTGGGGTGTGCTGTTCCAGGGCGGTGCGCTGTTCTCCACCCTCACGGTGGGCGAGAATGTGGAAGTGCCGATCAAGCAGTTCTACCCCGACCTCGCTCCCGATATCACGCGCTCGATCGCGCGCTACAAGGTGGCGATGTCGGGCCTGCCGGAAGAGGCGGTCGCCAAGTATCCGTCCGAACTGTCGGGCGGGATGCGCAAGCGCGCCGGGCTTGCGCGCGCCCTCGCGCTCGATCCCGAACTCCTGTTCCTCGACGAGCCGACCGCAGGCCTCGATCCGATCGGGGCTTCGGCGTTCGACCAGCTGACCAAGGGGTTGAAGCAGACGCTCGGCCTCACCGTGTTCCTCATCACCCACGACCTCGATACGCTGCACGAAATCTGCGACCGGGTGGCGGTGCTGGCCGACAAACGCGTGATTGCGGTCGATACGGTGCCCAACCTGATGAAGCTCGATCATCCGTGGATTCAGGAATACTTCAACGGCCCTCGCGGTCGTGCGGCTCTCACCGCGCAGGCGCTGGACGAACTGCGCCAGCACATGGACAAGCCAATCGCGGCGGAGGCCGTCAAAGCGTTGGACAAGTCCAACGAGAGCAAGGCATAG
- a CDS encoding ATP-binding protein codes for MTDLAGHDFRQGKAATASGDHTGVPRAHSNTSRPIGVVLDVSGAGAIVALDTERLTECSQDEDPALALAGQVGSQVKIRAGADWLLGTVRNQRRDRRGTGGIIAEVDFLGEGAEEKLTGRIRGFRRGVTRYPVPGGMVFAASTDDLRSVFASDGRDFIEVGTVFPTRDIRAGLYIDPLLGKHFALLGSTGTGKSTSTALLLHRIIEAAPHGHVIMVDPHGEYASAFKESGAILDVGNLKMPYWLMNFEEHCEILLTSRGNDRQVDADILAKCLLAARSKNRLAEGLAKITVDSPVPYLLSDLSAALSKEMSDLDKATGTAPYMRIKTKLDELKSDPRYQFMFSGMLVGDTMTEFLARILRLPTDGKPISIIDVSGVPSDITSTVVAVLSRLVFDYATWARDERTRPILLVCEEAHRYVPSEANFESSAVGKVLSRIAKEGRKYGVSLGLVTQRPSDLAEGVLSQCGTIISMRLNNERDQAFVKAAMPEGARGFLDSIPALRNRECVICGEGAAVPMRVTFDTLEEAKRPASEDPSFSALWRQSGGEEDALHRIVQRWRSHV; via the coding sequence ATGACTGATTTGGCGGGACACGATTTTCGGCAGGGTAAGGCCGCCACGGCGAGTGGCGACCACACCGGCGTGCCGCGCGCGCACAGCAACACCTCGCGTCCCATCGGCGTGGTGCTCGACGTGTCGGGTGCCGGGGCGATCGTGGCGCTCGATACCGAGAGACTGACCGAATGCTCGCAGGACGAGGATCCTGCGCTTGCGCTCGCTGGCCAGGTCGGCAGCCAGGTCAAGATCCGCGCGGGGGCCGACTGGCTGCTGGGCACCGTCCGCAACCAGCGCCGCGACCGCAGGGGCACCGGCGGGATCATCGCCGAGGTCGACTTCCTGGGCGAGGGTGCCGAGGAAAAGCTCACCGGTCGCATCCGCGGTTTCCGGCGCGGCGTCACGCGCTACCCCGTGCCAGGCGGAATGGTATTCGCCGCCAGCACCGACGACCTGCGCAGCGTTTTCGCGAGCGACGGCCGCGATTTCATCGAAGTGGGTACGGTTTTCCCCACGCGCGACATCCGCGCAGGGCTCTACATCGATCCGCTGTTGGGCAAGCATTTCGCGCTGCTCGGCTCGACCGGGACCGGCAAGTCTACCTCGACCGCACTGCTCCTCCATCGCATCATCGAGGCCGCGCCGCACGGCCACGTGATCATGGTCGATCCGCATGGCGAATATGCCAGCGCCTTCAAGGAAAGCGGCGCGATCCTCGACGTCGGCAACCTCAAGATGCCGTACTGGCTGATGAACTTCGAGGAGCACTGCGAGATTCTGCTCACCAGCCGAGGGAACGACCGGCAGGTGGATGCCGATATCCTCGCCAAGTGCCTGCTTGCGGCGCGGAGCAAGAATCGGCTGGCCGAAGGGCTGGCCAAGATCACCGTCGATTCTCCCGTTCCCTATCTGCTCTCCGATCTCTCCGCCGCGCTTTCCAAGGAGATGAGCGACCTCGACAAGGCGACCGGGACCGCGCCCTACATGCGGATCAAGACCAAACTCGACGAGCTCAAGAGCGATCCGCGCTACCAGTTCATGTTCTCCGGCATGCTGGTCGGCGACACGATGACCGAGTTCCTCGCCCGCATCCTGCGCCTGCCGACCGATGGCAAGCCGATCTCGATCATCGACGTCTCCGGCGTTCCGTCCGACATCACGAGTACCGTGGTTGCGGTGCTCAGCCGGCTGGTGTTCGACTATGCCACCTGGGCCCGCGACGAGCGGACCCGGCCGATCCTGCTGGTGTGCGAGGAAGCGCACCGGTATGTTCCCAGCGAGGCGAACTTCGAGAGCTCGGCGGTGGGCAAGGTGCTGAGCCGGATCGCGAAGGAGGGGCGCAAGTACGGCGTATCCCTCGGCCTCGTCACCCAGCGCCCTTCTGACCTTGCCGAAGGCGTGCTCTCGCAGTGCGGCACGATCATCTCGATGCGGCTCAACAACGAGCGCGACCAGGCCTTCGTCAAGGCCGCGATGCCCGAAGGGGCGCGCGGCTTCCTCGACTCGATCCCCGCGCTGCGCAACCGCGAATGCGTCATCTGCGGCGAGGGTGCGGCGGTGCCCATGCGCGTGACCTTCGACACGCTGGAAGAGGCCAAGCGCCCCGCATCCGAGGACCCGAGCTTCAGCGCCCTGTGGCGCCAGAGCGGGGGCGAGGAAGACGCGCTGCACCGTATCGTCCAGCGCTGGCGCAGCCACGTCTGA
- a CDS encoding TIGR02186 family protein gives MVAVLASLALPGALNAQRDPVLVPEVSQKEVQVRQGFTGTELLLFGAVIDPAARERGFDVIVVLKGPAEPIRLREKRQIGGIWMNAESTAFRSAPTYFAVASSRPIEQIVDARTAAIFEFGTEFIQLSPSGSINLEEQARMRAGLVDLRERQGLYRTIEDGVTVREGVLYQARIGLPSNVQTGQYTAETFAVRDGRVMASAVAEVTVRKVGFERFVEVFADRQPLLYGLVAIFLSLLMGWLAGRIFGRN, from the coding sequence GTGGTCGCAGTTCTGGCGTCTTTGGCATTGCCCGGCGCGCTCAACGCGCAGCGCGATCCGGTGCTGGTGCCCGAGGTCTCGCAGAAGGAAGTGCAGGTCCGCCAGGGCTTCACGGGGACCGAGCTGTTGCTGTTCGGCGCGGTGATCGATCCGGCCGCCCGGGAGCGCGGGTTCGACGTCATCGTCGTTCTCAAAGGGCCGGCGGAGCCCATCCGCCTGCGTGAGAAGCGGCAGATCGGCGGCATCTGGATGAACGCGGAGAGCACTGCGTTCCGGTCCGCACCCACCTACTTCGCGGTGGCTTCCAGCCGCCCCATCGAACAGATCGTGGACGCGCGCACGGCCGCGATTTTCGAATTCGGCACCGAATTCATCCAGCTCAGCCCCTCGGGCTCGATCAACTTGGAAGAGCAGGCCCGGATGCGTGCCGGACTGGTCGACCTGCGCGAACGCCAGGGGCTGTATCGCACGATCGAGGATGGCGTGACCGTACGCGAGGGCGTGCTCTATCAAGCGCGGATCGGCCTGCCGTCCAATGTGCAGACGGGTCAGTATACCGCGGAAACCTTCGCCGTGCGCGATGGTCGCGTCATGGCATCCGCCGTGGCGGAGGTGACCGTGCGCAAGGTGGGTTTCGAGCGTTTCGTGGAGGTGTTCGCGGATCGGCAACCACTGCTCTACGGCCTTGTCGCGATCTTCCTGTCGTTGCTGATGGGGTGGCTGGCCGGACGGATTTTCGGCCGCAACTGA
- a CDS encoding 7-carboxy-7-deazaguanine synthase QueE yields MNLVLATDDAGGPEIFASVQGEGPSAGEPTAFMRLSRCNLCCVWCDTAYTWHFDGDERPHRGGETYDRKANQVTRAVEDVAARIEALGQRRLVVTGGEPMLQAPALAQLLAALPDLTVEIETNGTALPPPKLDVWVDQFNVSPKLAHSGNARDLAIVPKVLRTYVSDGRAVFKFVVAEPSDVEEVRELVRAHALPRGRVFVMPEGTDSNTLRARQEWLVPLCLEHGFRLSDRLHIHLFGDTRGT; encoded by the coding sequence ATGAACCTCGTTCTCGCCACCGACGACGCCGGAGGCCCGGAAATCTTCGCTTCCGTGCAGGGCGAAGGGCCATCGGCGGGCGAACCGACGGCCTTCATGCGCCTGTCGCGCTGCAACCTTTGTTGCGTCTGGTGCGACACCGCATACACTTGGCATTTCGACGGGGACGAGCGCCCGCATCGCGGTGGCGAGACCTATGATCGCAAGGCCAATCAGGTCACGCGGGCGGTGGAAGACGTGGCCGCGCGGATCGAGGCTCTGGGCCAGCGGCGGCTCGTCGTGACCGGCGGGGAGCCGATGCTGCAGGCGCCTGCGCTGGCTCAGTTGCTCGCGGCCCTGCCCGACCTGACGGTGGAGATCGAGACCAACGGCACCGCGCTGCCGCCGCCCAAGCTCGATGTGTGGGTCGACCAGTTCAATGTCAGCCCCAAGCTCGCCCATTCGGGCAATGCGCGCGATCTTGCGATCGTGCCCAAGGTGCTGAGGACTTACGTCAGCGACGGGCGCGCGGTGTTCAAGTTCGTGGTGGCCGAGCCTTCCGACGTGGAGGAAGTGCGCGAGCTGGTGCGCGCGCATGCCCTGCCGCGCGGGCGGGTTTTCGTGATGCCCGAAGGGACCGACAGCAATACTTTGCGGGCGCGTCAGGAATGGCTCGTGCCGCTATGCCTCGAACACGGCTTCCGCCTGTCCGACCGGCTGCATATCCATCTGTTCGGAGATACGCGGGGGACGTGA
- a CDS encoding MlaD family protein, giving the protein METRANHVWVGAVTLVLLAALALFIVWIARLGENDRKEYDIFFKQSVSGLADGSQVSFAGVPVGQVREISLWETDPGFVRVRIAVQDDVPVLVGTTATVQSSFTGVSTILLDGARKGRPPIDCETTACPEGVPVIPPKAGGFGEILANAPLLLERLATLTERLTMLLSDDNQQQLAGILRNTNAISAEVADASPQLQGALAEMQITLREASEALDAFEKTTQSTNDLINREGESIADELRATLQKANRSADALTATLEQAQPAVRTLNTETLPAATTTFEDLEATSRSLRELTQRLEDKGATDLLSSPKLPDYEPED; this is encoded by the coding sequence ATGGAGACTAGGGCAAATCATGTGTGGGTGGGCGCGGTAACGCTCGTGCTGCTCGCCGCGCTGGCGCTGTTCATCGTCTGGATCGCGCGACTGGGCGAGAACGACCGCAAGGAATACGACATCTTCTTCAAGCAGTCGGTGTCGGGCCTCGCCGATGGCAGCCAGGTGTCCTTCGCGGGGGTTCCGGTGGGCCAGGTGCGCGAGATTTCGCTATGGGAAACCGATCCCGGTTTCGTGCGCGTGCGCATCGCGGTGCAGGATGACGTGCCCGTGCTCGTCGGTACGACTGCCACCGTGCAAAGCTCCTTCACCGGGGTTTCGACGATCCTGCTCGACGGCGCGCGCAAGGGCCGTCCGCCGATCGATTGCGAGACGACCGCCTGCCCCGAAGGCGTGCCGGTGATCCCGCCCAAGGCGGGTGGCTTCGGCGAAATCCTCGCCAATGCGCCGCTGCTGCTCGAACGGCTGGCCACGCTGACCGAACGGCTGACAATGCTCCTTTCCGACGATAACCAGCAGCAGCTGGCCGGCATCCTGCGCAACACCAATGCGATTTCGGCAGAGGTCGCGGATGCCTCCCCGCAATTGCAGGGCGCACTGGCCGAGATGCAGATCACCCTGCGCGAGGCGAGCGAGGCACTCGATGCCTTCGAAAAGACCACGCAATCGACCAATGATCTGATCAATCGCGAAGGCGAGTCGATCGCGGACGAACTGCGTGCCACGCTGCAGAAGGCGAACCGGTCTGCCGACGCGCTGACCGCGACGCTCGAACAGGCGCAGCCAGCGGTCCGCACGCTCAATACCGAGACCCTGCCAGCGGCGACCACGACTTTCGAGGATCTGGAGGCGACCAGCCGTTCGCTGCGCGAGCTGACCCAGCGGCTGGAAGACAAGGGCGCGACCGATCTTCTGTCTTCGCCCAAACTGCCCGACTACGAACCTGAGGATTGA
- a CDS encoding M90 family metallopeptidase, protein MTLWIILGIALLIAAFLLYRRISKQRKRRALLASSLTPKQRAVVERLVPLVRRLPAPVRSALEGKINLFLDQITFRGQNGLEVSEDMKLSIAAQACLLVVNSPVWYDTLRNVLIYPSAFLTNRDTHDGNFVHENRHATLGESWARGPVILSWDHALQGGLDAEDGHNVVIHEFAHQLDGLSGHTNGIPILRKGQAYAGWERAMLDAFEDQVQRVENGQPTLIDPYGATSHQEFFAEAIVTFFERPRAMREQMPALYDQLAKLLALDPAEWH, encoded by the coding sequence ATGACGCTCTGGATCATTCTCGGCATTGCGCTGCTCATTGCCGCATTCCTGCTTTACCGCCGGATCTCGAAGCAGCGCAAACGCAGGGCGCTGCTGGCGTCGTCGCTCACGCCGAAGCAGCGTGCGGTGGTGGAGAGGCTGGTGCCACTCGTGCGTCGCCTGCCGGCACCGGTGCGGTCCGCGCTGGAGGGGAAGATCAACCTCTTCCTCGATCAGATCACCTTCCGCGGCCAGAACGGGCTGGAAGTCAGCGAAGACATGAAGCTTTCGATCGCGGCGCAGGCCTGCCTGCTCGTCGTCAACAGCCCGGTCTGGTACGATACGCTCAGGAACGTGCTGATCTACCCGTCGGCCTTCCTCACCAACCGCGACACGCACGACGGCAACTTCGTGCACGAAAACAGGCACGCAACGCTGGGCGAAAGCTGGGCGCGGGGCCCCGTCATCCTGTCATGGGACCATGCGCTGCAGGGCGGCCTCGACGCCGAGGACGGGCACAATGTCGTGATCCACGAATTCGCCCACCAGCTGGACGGCCTCTCCGGCCACACCAACGGCATCCCTATCCTGCGCAAGGGACAGGCCTACGCGGGCTGGGAAAGGGCGATGCTCGACGCTTTCGAGGATCAGGTGCAGCGGGTCGAAAACGGGCAGCCCACGCTGATCGACCCCTATGGCGCAACCAGTCACCAGGAATTCTTCGCAGAGGCCATCGTCACCTTCTTCGAGCGGCCGCGCGCGATGCGCGAGCAGATGCCCGCGCTCTATGACCAGCTGGCGAAGCTCCTCGCGCTCGATCCGGCAGAATGGCACTGA